The following are encoded in a window of Flavobacterium cupriresistens genomic DNA:
- a CDS encoding phosphatase PAP2 family protein: MNSSIIYNYTKVKGTFFYLPLFLLISIVLYLYTQDSLDAYSYVQIQKNVFFYLNSKLSQYPDLQSNLSETGDTLVAFSFLSFFVLYAPKVWEDLLSASLVGLLFSIVLKKIFAVPRPAAVFNTDNFVIIGKTLCGCNSLPSGHSITVFTTLTVLLLTFMPKKIIHKIVLCSFVLVLGLILVLARVAVGAHYPFDIIVGSIIGYISGLLGIFINQKYNIWTWINNKKYYPVFILMFITMCFLIIYKEMHENLMIFSLSLVCLIISICKITIVYAKK, encoded by the coding sequence ATGAATAGTAGCATTATTTACAATTATACAAAAGTCAAAGGGACTTTTTTTTATTTACCATTATTTCTGTTAATTAGTATTGTGCTCTATCTTTACACGCAAGATAGTCTCGATGCCTACTCTTATGTTCAAATCCAAAAGAATGTTTTCTTTTATCTTAATAGCAAGTTATCTCAGTATCCGGATCTTCAAAGTAACCTTAGCGAAACAGGGGATACGTTGGTTGCTTTTTCATTTTTAAGTTTCTTTGTTCTATACGCCCCAAAAGTATGGGAAGATTTATTGTCAGCGTCGCTTGTTGGGCTATTATTTTCGATAGTATTAAAAAAGATATTTGCTGTGCCAAGGCCCGCAGCTGTATTTAATACAGATAATTTCGTAATCATTGGAAAAACATTGTGTGGCTGTAATAGTTTACCTTCGGGACATTCCATAACAGTTTTTACAACACTGACGGTTTTGTTACTTACGTTTATGCCGAAAAAAATAATTCATAAAATTGTATTGTGCAGTTTTGTACTTGTGTTGGGATTAATTCTCGTCCTTGCAAGAGTAGCGGTTGGGGCACATTATCCGTTTGATATTATTGTGGGAAGTATTATTGGTTATATCTCGGGACTTCTGGGAATTTTTATTAACCAAAAATATAATATTTGGACCTGGATTAACAATAAAAAATACTATCCTGTTTTTATTTTAATGTTTATAACTATGTGTTTTTTAATAATATATAAAGAGATGCATGAAAATTTAATGATTTTTAGTCTATCTTTAGTTTGCTTAATTATTTCAATTTGTAAAATTACTATTGTCTATGCTAAAAAGTAA
- a CDS encoding helix-turn-helix transcriptional regulator, with product MTEIFKIYKFGVEDVEKNEVLLNEPHSHNYEELIIGIEGQIDHFIDFNSTVFNAPFISFVTKGKVHRAKPGLKDGKCDLWVIRFSSEFIPETVFQLYSYYHNEANISLQRDMCFSRLLSLCEMMHMESIQEEPDLGIIRQLLGALFTMIESERRKSKLENESIEKTKSLTFKNFLILLEQHYTKPEGASFYADKLSMSSRNLNLISQRILQQSVSEIIETRKLIQAKNLLTTTDMTISEIGFALGFSENTYFTHVFKKKSGLTPSEFRSEMKKLIS from the coding sequence ATGACAGAAATTTTCAAAATATACAAATTTGGAGTCGAAGATGTCGAAAAAAATGAAGTATTGCTTAATGAGCCGCACAGTCACAATTACGAAGAGTTAATTATTGGTATTGAGGGGCAGATTGATCATTTTATAGATTTTAATTCTACTGTTTTTAATGCGCCTTTTATTTCTTTTGTGACCAAAGGTAAAGTACACAGAGCCAAACCGGGTTTAAAAGACGGAAAATGCGATTTATGGGTCATTCGGTTTAGTAGTGAGTTTATACCCGAAACTGTTTTTCAACTTTATTCGTATTATCACAATGAGGCCAATATTTCTCTTCAAAGAGATATGTGTTTTTCCAGATTGTTGTCACTCTGCGAAATGATGCACATGGAAAGTATTCAGGAAGAACCTGATTTGGGAATTATACGGCAATTGCTTGGCGCTTTATTTACGATGATAGAATCGGAAAGAAGGAAATCAAAATTGGAAAATGAAAGTATTGAAAAAACAAAAAGCCTGACTTTTAAGAACTTTTTGATATTATTGGAGCAACATTATACGAAACCCGAAGGAGCCAGTTTTTATGCAGACAAATTGTCGATGAGCAGCAGAAATCTTAATCTGATCAGTCAGCGGATATTACAGCAAAGTGTCTCTGAAATAATTGAAACCAGAAAACTGATACAAGCCAAAAATCTGCTAACGACTACAGATATGACCATTTCCGAAATTGGTTTTGCATTAGGATTTAGCGAAAACACTTATTTCACCCATGTTTTTAAGAAAAAGTCGGGACTTACTCCAAGCGAGTTTAGAAGCGAAATGAAAAAACTCATTTCCTAA
- a CDS encoding RHS repeat domain-containing protein — protein MCLDYYPFGMLVPNRHKSIDDYRYGFNGKEKDDEIKGGEGNHYDYGFRVHDPRVGRFFSVDPLAEKYAGVSSYAYVLNNPIIFIDPDGRDVLPWYVRSVLPNGTGKFEYQLSTRHLINAMKDFMKTSYGGNFISQFMKKNQNAYGYTAKNDGKYSKHDLNIVNVNIENAKDKGAYMTAEGSFDVIEKSKGVLSFTMYINEAGDKAGNGETIAHEAGLHGFKVDEIIKVYNEAGMDAVEKLRANNSGGSRDHAAIKKNDMTHGGVKIYHQVENELIKLDPTYKKTFEGEKKLYGYQY, from the coding sequence ATATGTTTAGATTACTATCCTTTTGGAATGCTAGTGCCAAATAGACATAAAAGCATTGATGATTATCGTTATGGGTTTAATGGAAAAGAAAAGGACGACGAAATAAAAGGTGGCGAGGGGAATCACTACGACTATGGTTTTAGAGTTCACGATCCAAGGGTTGGTAGATTCTTTTCGGTTGATCCATTGGCGGAGAAATATGCAGGAGTTAGTTCTTATGCTTATGTGCTCAATAATCCCATTATTTTTATTGACCCTGATGGTAGAGATGTTTTACCATGGTACGTTAGGTCAGTATTACCAAATGGTACTGGTAAATTTGAATACCAGTTGTCAACACGTCATTTAATCAATGCGATGAAAGATTTCATGAAAACTAGTTATGGTGGGAATTTCATATCTCAGTTCATGAAAAAAAATCAAAATGCATATGGATATACTGCTAAAAATGATGGAAAATATTCTAAACATGATTTAAATATAGTAAATGTCAATATTGAAAATGCGAAAGATAAAGGAGCATATATGACAGCAGAAGGTAGTTTTGATGTTATTGAAAAATCAAAAGGTGTTTTGAGCTTTACTATGTATATAAATGAAGCAGGAGACAAAGCAGGAAATGGAGAAACGATTGCTCATGAAGCTGGTTTACATGGTTTTAAAGTTGATGAAATAATAAAAGTATATAATGAAGCTGGGATGGATGCTGTAGAAAAATTAAGAGCAAATAATTCAGGTGGTAGTCGTGATCATGCTGCAATAAAAAAGAATGATATGACCCATGGAGGAGTTAAAATATATCATCAAGTAGAAAATGAACTTATAAAATTGGATCCAACTTATAAAAAAACATTTGAAGGAGAGAAGAAATTATATGGATATCAATATTGA
- a CDS encoding ester cyclase: MKTISRKIIPAAVLIMAITMVSCEQKKELPTEESATALKQLKELTAANEVITANLAKFDTLDYTVFSNQQWERLHESHAKDILVHFPDGHTEKGLEQHIKTLSAMFVYAPDTRIKEHPIRIGSGNTTAVIGTMEGTFTVPMPIGGGKFIPPTGKKFKLPMATIGIWKDGIMTEEYLFWDNKSYMDQIGLGK; encoded by the coding sequence ATGAAAACAATTTCAAGAAAAATTATTCCGGCAGCAGTATTAATTATGGCCATCACAATGGTTAGTTGTGAACAGAAAAAAGAGCTTCCAACTGAAGAAAGCGCTACAGCATTAAAACAACTAAAAGAATTAACTGCCGCAAACGAGGTCATTACTGCGAATCTCGCAAAATTTGACACCTTAGATTATACGGTATTCAGTAATCAACAATGGGAACGACTACACGAAAGCCATGCAAAAGACATTCTTGTTCATTTTCCTGACGGACATACCGAAAAAGGGTTGGAGCAGCACATCAAAACACTAAGTGCCATGTTTGTGTATGCGCCTGACACCCGAATCAAAGAGCACCCGATCCGAATTGGCTCTGGTAATACAACGGCTGTTATTGGTACTATGGAAGGAACTTTTACTGTACCAATGCCAATAGGTGGAGGCAAGTTTATACCTCCAACAGGTAAGAAATTTAAATTGCCAATGGCGACCATAGGGATCTGGAAAGACGGAATCATGACCGAAGAATATCTTTTCTGGGATAATAAATCGTATATGGACCAAATTGGACTAGGGAAATAA
- a CDS encoding DUF1778 domain-containing protein, which produces MSVTINDRIDVRISKEHKELIKHASVLRGFKNLSEFVIYCVNTEANRIIKENETVLKTIEDKKIFIDAIINPPKANDKLKRAQANHTKFISNNEFKD; this is translated from the coding sequence ATGTCGGTAACCATTAACGACCGAATCGATGTTCGTATCAGTAAAGAACATAAGGAGTTGATTAAGCACGCATCAGTCCTGAGAGGATTTAAAAATCTATCAGAATTTGTAATCTATTGTGTAAACACAGAAGCAAACAGGATCATTAAAGAAAATGAAACCGTTTTAAAGACCATAGAGGACAAAAAGATATTTATAGATGCGATTATAAATCCACCGAAGGCTAATGATAAACTTAAGAGGGCTCAAGCGAACCATACTAAATTTATCAGTAACAATGAATTTAAAGATTGA
- a CDS encoding REP-associated tyrosine transposase, with amino-acid sequence MKEGYIIRDQTLPHFITPTVVDWIDVFTCQSYRDIVIESLDYCIANKGMILYGYVIMSNHIHMIVQSEEGKLSDLIRDFKKYTAKKILESIQDNPESRREWILERFKLAAKKHTRNKMYQFWQYGNHAEEIYTNKFMWSKLDYIHLNPVRAGYVNKASDYVYSSASNYTNDSGLLTIEKADNPVIDVLNLKSVFRNSHY; translated from the coding sequence ATGAAAGAAGGATACATAATAAGAGATCAAACACTTCCACATTTTATAACGCCAACAGTTGTAGACTGGATAGATGTTTTTACGTGCCAAAGTTATAGAGATATTGTAATTGAATCTTTAGATTATTGCATTGCAAATAAAGGAATGATTTTATACGGTTACGTTATTATGAGTAATCACATTCACATGATCGTACAATCTGAAGAGGGTAAATTATCTGATTTAATAAGAGATTTTAAAAAATATACAGCAAAAAAAATTCTTGAAAGTATTCAAGACAATCCGGAAAGCAGAAGAGAATGGATTTTGGAACGATTTAAACTGGCTGCAAAAAAACATACCAGAAATAAAATGTATCAGTTTTGGCAATACGGAAATCACGCAGAAGAAATTTATACTAATAAATTTATGTGGTCAAAATTAGATTATATCCATTTAAATCCCGTGAGGGCAGGTTATGTTAACAAAGCATCAGATTATGTTTACTCCAGTGCCAGTAATTATACAAATGATTCCGGATTGTTAACTATTGAGAAAGCGGATAATCCAGTAATTGATGTTTTGAACTTAAAATCAGTCTTTAGAAATAGTCATTATTAA
- the eptA gene encoding phosphoethanolamine--lipid A transferase EptA encodes MLKSNLRLSHFAMLMSFINFLFFHFSFFSFVVDNLDSKSFNGSIIIISLIVSVLLVNFMVFYILLFLSHFVGKLLLVLFFFINAIAIYFVNTYSVIIDESMIGNVLNTNLEESGSFFSIKLVVYVIVLGVIPGVYIVKAKIINETFNKFLITSSLSLLLVLILVFVNAGNWLWIDKNSKKLGGLVMPWSYSVNVSLFYIHKHKKNEKEILLPNATIKDTKKAIVVLVIGESARSQNFSLYGYAKNTNPLLSKTPNLHHFNATSLATYTTAGVKSILEHKRTDDLYEVLPNYLYRNNVEVIWRTTNWGEPPIHIKNYQNRESLKLNCKGEGCNYDEILLTGLKEQIVSSNKNKILIVLHTSTSHGPTYSKKYPIEFEKFKPVCKSVELGNCSQNELINAYDNTIVYTDYILSKVIEDLKQLKEYNSTMIYVSDHGESLGEKNLYMHGLPISIAPKEQYEIPFIVWLSDSKKQLKPNKIVSQNYVFHSVLNFLNVQSPIYDEKMNIFR; translated from the coding sequence ATGCTAAAAAGTAATTTAAGACTGTCTCATTTTGCCATGTTAATGAGTTTTATCAACTTTTTATTCTTTCATTTTTCATTTTTTTCCTTTGTTGTTGATAATCTTGATTCTAAAAGTTTTAACGGTAGTATAATTATTATTAGTTTAATAGTATCCGTTTTACTTGTAAACTTCATGGTTTTTTATATATTGCTTTTTTTGTCACATTTTGTTGGAAAGCTCCTTTTGGTGTTGTTTTTCTTTATCAATGCAATTGCCATTTATTTTGTTAATACGTATAGTGTAATAATTGACGAAAGTATGATTGGCAATGTGTTGAATACCAATCTTGAAGAATCCGGTAGTTTTTTTTCAATAAAATTAGTAGTCTATGTAATTGTGCTTGGAGTTATTCCCGGTGTTTACATTGTAAAAGCAAAAATTATAAACGAAACGTTTAATAAATTTTTAATCACTTCTTCGCTTAGTTTATTGTTGGTATTAATTTTAGTATTTGTCAACGCAGGCAACTGGTTGTGGATTGATAAAAATTCAAAAAAATTAGGAGGACTGGTAATGCCTTGGTCGTATTCAGTAAATGTTTCGCTTTTTTATATTCATAAACATAAAAAGAACGAAAAAGAAATTTTATTGCCCAATGCGACGATAAAAGACACTAAAAAGGCAATTGTGGTTTTAGTAATTGGAGAATCGGCAAGAAGCCAGAATTTTTCTTTATACGGATATGCGAAAAACACCAATCCTTTGCTTTCTAAGACACCGAATTTACATCATTTTAACGCTACTTCTTTAGCCACTTATACCACTGCAGGTGTAAAATCTATTCTGGAACATAAAAGAACGGACGATCTCTATGAAGTTCTGCCCAATTATTTGTATCGAAATAATGTAGAAGTAATTTGGAGAACCACAAACTGGGGAGAACCGCCAATTCATATTAAAAATTATCAAAACAGAGAATCTTTAAAGTTAAATTGTAAAGGCGAAGGCTGTAATTACGATGAAATTCTTTTAACCGGACTAAAAGAACAAATAGTATCAAGTAACAAAAATAAAATATTGATAGTATTGCATACCAGTACGAGTCATGGACCAACATATAGCAAGAAATACCCAATTGAATTTGAGAAATTTAAACCGGTTTGCAAGAGTGTTGAGTTAGGAAATTGCTCTCAGAACGAATTGATTAATGCCTACGACAATACCATTGTTTATACTGATTACATCTTATCTAAAGTAATTGAAGACTTAAAACAATTAAAAGAGTACAATAGCACCATGATTTATGTTTCAGATCACGGAGAATCATTAGGAGAAAAAAATCTGTATATGCACGGACTGCCGATAAGCATTGCACCTAAAGAACAATACGAAATCCCTTTTATTGTTTGGTTATCTGATAGTAAAAAGCAACTCAAACCTAATAAAATAGTATCTCAAAATTATGTATTTCATAGCGTTTTAAATTTTCTAAACGTCCAGAGTCCAATTTATGATGAGAAAATGAATATTTTTAGATAG
- the ygiD gene encoding 4,5-DOPA dioxygenase extradiol encodes MAIVPLTGVALKLNVLSKLSDQLESTEKMPLLFLGHGNPMNAIEDNVFVEGFKNVAKTLANPKAILCISAHWETKGTFVTAMEMPRTIHDFGGFPQALFDVQYPAKGSFELAKETQQLITKTQIELDYEWGLDHGSWSVVKHLYPNADIPIIQMSIDYSQPASYHYELAKELAALRRKGILIIGSGNMVHNLRMAAWDQMKAPGYAYEWATEANEKMKKLILDGDHQPLIDYRSQGKAFDLAIPTPEHYLPLLYTLALQEKNEEVSLFNDYLIAGSLNMMSLKIG; translated from the coding sequence ATGGCAATAGTACCACTTACAGGAGTAGCTCTCAAACTAAATGTATTAAGTAAATTGTCGGATCAATTGGAGAGCACCGAAAAAATGCCCCTATTATTTTTGGGGCATGGTAATCCGATGAACGCTATCGAGGATAATGTATTTGTTGAAGGATTTAAAAATGTCGCAAAAACATTAGCCAATCCCAAAGCGATTCTTTGTATATCGGCGCATTGGGAAACAAAAGGCACATTTGTAACCGCTATGGAGATGCCACGTACCATTCATGATTTTGGCGGTTTTCCACAGGCCTTATTTGATGTACAATATCCGGCCAAAGGGAGTTTTGAATTAGCGAAGGAAACCCAACAGCTAATTACTAAAACTCAAATTGAACTGGATTACGAATGGGGACTTGATCATGGTTCCTGGAGTGTTGTCAAACATTTGTATCCAAATGCGGATATTCCCATTATTCAAATGAGTATCGATTATTCACAACCTGCGTCCTATCACTATGAACTGGCAAAAGAACTGGCCGCGCTAAGAAGAAAAGGGATTTTAATTATCGGTAGTGGTAATATGGTTCACAATCTCCGAATGGCCGCATGGGATCAAATGAAAGCACCCGGATACGCCTATGAGTGGGCAACCGAAGCGAATGAGAAAATGAAAAAACTAATCTTAGATGGCGATCATCAGCCTCTGATTGATTACCGTTCGCAAGGTAAAGCATTCGATTTAGCGATACCCACTCCGGAACATTATCTGCCGTTGCTTTATACACTTGCTTTACAAGAGAAAAATGAAGAAGTAAGTCTTTTTAACGATTATCTCATTGCAGGATCACTTAATATGATGTCTTTAAAAATTGGGTAG
- a CDS encoding tyrosine-type recombinase/integrase yields MKKTSLVIPLFKQFIRETETGKRLKKNGEKIKASSIENYKYVLQNLVQFSSDTQMELRICDATKLDKRELQSEKNYWKKFYQKFTDFLYKKGCHDNYVGANIKVIRVFFNYLKNDKDLNTGDFQRLFYVRKEEIEIFVLSPEQLKFLIHDKEFEQTLIPSYRRIKDIFVFGCTTGLRYSDIFLLNNKNFEKMEGDWYLKLKSKKTKTFSFIKLSAYAVTIFQHYSTTNNKTPLFGNTSLFNFNKSLKHIGELAGFTSPIEVSREKQGKTQRITKKTDTSKNRFCDKMSSHMMRRTAITTLLILGMPEHLVRKISGHSHASTSFNRYVHYAQAYMDKEIEKVHSKLESY; encoded by the coding sequence ATGAAAAAAACGAGTCTAGTTATTCCATTATTTAAGCAATTTATAAGGGAGACCGAAACAGGTAAACGACTCAAAAAAAACGGAGAGAAAATTAAGGCAAGCTCCATAGAAAATTATAAATATGTATTACAGAATTTAGTTCAATTTTCGAGTGATACACAAATGGAGCTCCGCATTTGTGATGCCACAAAACTGGATAAACGGGAGTTGCAATCAGAGAAAAACTACTGGAAAAAATTCTATCAAAAATTCACAGATTTCCTATACAAAAAAGGCTGTCATGATAATTATGTTGGTGCCAACATTAAGGTAATCAGAGTTTTTTTTAATTACTTAAAAAATGACAAGGATTTGAATACAGGAGATTTCCAGCGTTTGTTTTATGTACGAAAAGAAGAGATTGAAATCTTTGTACTTTCACCGGAACAACTTAAGTTTTTAATACATGACAAAGAATTTGAACAGACACTTATTCCAAGTTATAGACGGATAAAAGATATTTTTGTTTTTGGTTGTACAACAGGTTTACGTTATTCGGATATCTTTTTATTGAACAATAAAAACTTTGAAAAAATGGAAGGCGACTGGTACTTAAAACTCAAATCAAAGAAAACGAAAACGTTTAGTTTTATCAAACTTTCTGCTTATGCGGTAACTATTTTTCAACATTACAGTACTACAAATAATAAAACGCCACTTTTTGGAAATACCAGTTTATTCAATTTTAATAAAAGTTTAAAACATATCGGAGAACTTGCCGGCTTTACATCTCCAATAGAAGTCTCGCGGGAAAAACAAGGCAAAACACAACGTATCACTAAAAAAACGGATACTTCTAAAAATCGGTTTTGCGATAAAATGAGTTCACATATGATGCGACGTACTGCTATAACAACGCTCCTTATTTTAGGAATGCCGGAACATTTGGTTCGCAAAATTAGTGGGCACAGTCATGCGAGTACCTCATTTAATCGTTATGTGCATTATGCACAAGCTTATATGGATAAAGAAATTGAGAAAGTACATAGTAAATTAGAGAGTTATTAA